A stretch of DNA from Thermoanaerobaculia bacterium:
CTCGGCGTTCGGCGCCGCCGGCGCTCTCATGCTCGCCCGTAATCCCCAGTTCTTCGAGCAGGCCGGCCGCGCGCCGATGCTTCTCGCGGGGGCGATCGTCTTCCTCGTGCTGCGGGATGCGCTTCGTCTCGGCGAGCGTTCGCTGTCCCTCGGCTTTCTCCTGCGGCTCGCGCTCCTGTCGGCCGGCGTCCTTCTCGTTCATCCGCTTCCGGCGGCATCCTTCCTCTACGTCCTTCCGGTTGCGCTCGCCTTCCGGATACGACGCGACCGTGCGGCATGGATCCGCGGCATGCGCAACGGCGCCATCGTGCTGATCGCGGCCGGCGCGCTGGCGATCCCGTTTTCGCGTCGCGCTCCACGCTCCGTCCCTCCCGCTGTCGCCGGTTGGGCGCGCGGCTGGTTCCGCGACGAGGTCGAGCCGGCGCTCCGACTCCAGGTTCCGACATGGCGTGCCGTCGGGATCCGGGGAGGCGTCGGCGGACGTCCCGGGCCCCAGACCTGGCCCTTCTACGTGATCGTCTACCTCGGTGTTCTGCCGGCGGCGCTTCTCGCGCTCGGCCTCACGGCGGGCCTGCTCCGCGAGCGGAGCCCGGCCGCGCCGCTGGCGGCGGCGCTCGTCGGCGTCCATGCGGTCCTGTTCACCGGGGCGCTCACCGAGACGCTGCCGCTCTGGCCGTCCCTCTACCCGACACGGATTGGAATCTGGCTCGCGCCCGCCCTCGCGATCGCGCTCGCGGAGCTGGGCTCCCGGGTGCCGGCGGACTTCCCCGGGCGCACGCGGCTGACTTGCGGCGTCCTGTGGCTGGCGCTCTTCGGGATCGAGGGACTTCGGCTTTCATCGGACCGCTTCGGGACCGCGTACTACGAATCCGCCAGGTCGGGACGCGCGTCGATCGCCGGGATACTCGCGAACGAAGCCGCAGGCGGAGCGTTCTGGATCGCGACGTTCAACCGCGCGAATGCCGTGCTCACTCCCGACGATCTCGAGGCCTTCCGATGGATTCGTGACCGTACCCCGCCCGGGGCGGTGTTCGCGACGAACACCGGCGACGGCGGAAATCTGATCCCGGCCATTGCCCACCGGGCCGTGCTCGATCCGCACTTCAACCTCTCGTTCTACTACCCGCGCGAGCTGGCGGAATGGCGCCGGACGCCCGTCGATTACATCTACGTTTCGTCCGAGCCCAGTCCCGCGCATCCGCGGCGGTACACACCCGAGAGTCTCGGTCGCGACCCGAAGGTCGATCTCGCGTTCCGCTCGGGCGAGGCGCGAGTGTACGAGGTGAAGGGACGCTGAGCACCCTCCCGGGAGGCTCGAGCGGACGGGTCAGCCTCGAATCGACTGGGCGTCAGCGGACCCCCCGGGAGCCTTGTCAAGACGTTTCGAGGTTGCCCACGCGACGCACCCGACATCGACCGCGATCATGAGATCGGTGATCGCGTGAAAGACGTAGAGCTTCCGCGACATATCGAGGGGCGAGGAGCTGAGGGTGCAGATGGCGTACGCGAGGACCCCCGTGACCAGGAGCGCCGCGACGCTGATCCGCGTCGGCGGCGGGAGCCGGCCGAAGGCGGCGAGAACGATGTTGGCGCCGAAAACGAGCGCGAGGACGAATGCGGCGTGTCGCCGGCCGAAGAGACGGAATTTCGTCCAGGCCGAGTAGGCCGAGCTCCTCGCGCCCGGCCGGAAGCCGGCCGATTTCTCGAAATTGCCGAAATCGGCGCGGAGCTCGAGGCCCGCGGGCGCCCATCGCCGGAGCGCGGCGGCCGCGCGCGCGGGCCGCTTCAGATAGAACCGGAACAGGGTTCCGTAGCCGAGCTTCGGGAAAATCGACTCCCGAACACCCGGCTTCCGGAACGGGGAGTCGGGACCCTTCGTCGTCGTTCCCGAATAACGAACGGCGGCGGGATCGAGCCCGAGCGCCGCGAGGTCGCCCCGGGGATCCGGAGATCGGGGCAGGATCTCGGAGAACACGATCTTGTAGAGCTGATCTTCCTGGAACCCGGCGTCGCCCCGCGTCCCCGCGTAGAGCGCGGCCGCGGCCGCGAAGAGCAGGACCGCGCCGGCCGCGCCGATGCGTCGGAGACCTGGCCGATACGCCAGCCAGACGCCGAAGGCCGCGAGCGGCACGCTCTGCGCGGCTTCCTGCGGCTTCGACGCGACGAAGAGCAGCGCCGCCGCGAAGTACCCGACGACGGGCCACGCGTGCCGTCTCCCGTCCTCGAGCGACTTCGCCGCGAACGCCGCGATCCAGAAGAGGAAGACGAGCGACGCGGCCTGCGTGTAGAAGCTGTTCAGCGGCGCGGCGTAGCCGACGTCGGTGAACGCGAAGACCGCGAACGCGGCCGGAGCGGCCCGAGCGGCGATCGGCAGCCGGCGCGAGGCTTTCCAGAGGACGACCCCCGCGCCGAGCAACCCGAGCGCGTGCAGCGCTCCGATCCATCGAAGGTCCATCGTTCCGCGTTCGGAGAAAGGGAGAGAGATCAGGCGGGCGATTCCGGCGAGCAGAATCTCGGAGCTGAGATTCCGGCGTCCCGACGGCGGCGCTCCGCCGTAAACACGAAAGACATAGAGGAAGTACCGGTCCTCGGGCGCGGCATCCCGCGCCGCGAGGCCGAAATGATCGAGCACCCTCGAGAAATCGCCGTTGTCCGCGAGTCCGACGATCGGCGGCAAGAGGAGCTGATGCGCGAGGATCGCCGCCGCCACCGCGAGCAGGGCGCCGCCCCACCATCGGCCGCGGTCGGAGCGATCCGCCGTCACGCCGGCGAGTCGCGCTTCCCGGCCAGGGGGAAGCTCCGTTCCATTCCGTCGCGGACCCCGATCGGGTCGTAGCCGAGATCGCGGCGCGCCTCCGAGTTGTCGGGAGAGGCGTCCTGCTCGATCCGGGTGATCGCGTATCGCGTGAGCGGCGGGTTCTTCATCGTCTTTTCCATCAGGAACGCCGCGGCGCGGCAGATCGGGAGCGGGATGTGGAGGAACGGCTTCGACACGCCCTGGTGGCGCAGGATCAGCCGTGCCAGATCTCGTATCGAGATTTCCTCGCCGCCCGTGAAGTTGTAGATCTTGCCGTGGCTCCGGGGGTTCCCGGCGATCGCGAGGAGCCCCCGTCCCATGTCGTCGACGTGGACCGGATTCTTCCGCGCGCGGCCGCTCCCGACGAAAGGGACGACGGGATATTTCAGGAGCGATCGCAGGAACCCGAGGAACTCCTCGCCTCCTTCGCGCTCGTAAACGAGGGTGGGGCGCACGATCGTCCAGGCCATCGGCTCCGCCGCGCGAACGATCGCCTCGGCCTCCGCCTTCGAACGGGCGTATTCGGAGATCGGGTCGATCGCCGACGTCGACGAGACGAACACGAAATGCCGGACGCCCGCGCGCCGGGCCGCGTCGACCATGTTCCGCGTGCCCCCGGTGTTGACGCGGGCGAAGACCGAAGGATCGTTCGAGAGGATCACGCCGGCGAGATGGAAGACCGTCGTCACCCCATCGAAAGCGGCGGCGAGCGTTTCCGGCTTCGTGATGTCGCCGAAGGCGATCTCGGCGTCAACACCGGACAGCCGGGAGACCCAGCGGTCGCCCGGAAGCGCGAGGGCCCGGACGCGGTGGCCGGCGGCGACCAGATCCTTGACGAGCCGGGAGCCCATCACTCCGACGCCCCCCGAAACGAGGATCGTCTCCCGCGTCGAGGCCGGTGTCATCCCGCCTTCCGTGCGATCGAGGGATTCGAGCCCGCGAGGAGCGCGGCGTATTCGCCGCGTCCGTGGCGCCGCACCACCCGGAGGACGTCGAGCCCGTAGGCGATCGGCTTCAGATGCGAAACTTCGTCTGCGTAGATCGTGGGGATGGGGACTTCGACGATGCGGAGCCCCAGGGTCTGCGCGCACACCAGCATCTCGAGATCGAAATCGAACGACTCGGAGAGTCGCGGGAAGGGTATCGCCGCGAGGGTCCTCCGCGAATAGAGCATGTACCCGCTGTGGAACTCCGCCATCCGCATGCCGAACGCGCGGTTCTCGATCGCGGTGAGGATCCGGTTCGCGGCCCACTTGTAGAGGGGCATGCCGCCGGCGATCGCCCCGCCGCCGAGCATCCGGGATCCCTGCACGAGATCCGCGCCTTCCGCGCGGAACGGCGCGAGGAGCTCCGGCAGGCTCTCCGGCGAATACTGACCGTCGGCGTGGAGAATGACCGTGATCTCCGCCCCGGTCTCGAGCGCGTGCGTCAGGAGCGTCTTGACGGCGCCCCCATACCCGCGGTTCACGGGATGCCGAAGGACGGTGACCGAGGGGCGCGCCGCCTGCACTCGCCGCGCCGCGTCGAACGTGTCGTCCCGGCTCCCGTCGTCGACCACGACGAAGTCGACCGCGCGGCCCGCGATCTCCCCGGGGATCCGCGCGAACGTCCGTTCGAGCGTCCGCCCCGCGTTGAAGGCGGGGACCGCGACGAGGATCGACTCACTCAACCGGCTGGTCCGGCGCGGAAGCGGCGTCGCCCGCCCCCGGGATCCCGAGCGCCGGCGAAACGGCCGGCGCGGACTTGCGGCGCGCGCGCACGTAGAACTCCATCGTCGGGATCAGCATCTCCTCGAGGCTCGTGCGCGGATGCCACCCGAGCAGGCGCTCGGCCTTCCGGATGTCGGGAATGCGCCGGTCGGAGTCCTCGTAACCGTCGCCATAGAAGTCCTTCGCGGGGACGTCCACGGCGGGAGGCTGTGTCTGCCCGTCGAGCGCGAAGCGCCGTTCGTAGAGGGCCCGCATGCGCTCCGCGAGGTCCCGGATCGAAGTCTCGTTTTCGGGAGAGCCGATGTTGAAGATCTGCCGGTCGCACACGCCGCCCGGGTTCTCGACGATCCGCGCGACGCAGTCGACCGCGTCGCGGATGTAGGTGTAGCAGCGCCTCTGCCGCCCGCCGTCGACGAGCTGCATCGGCTTGCCGTCGAGGAGCGCCTCCATGAAGAACGAGAACACCCTGGGCACGCCGTCGGTCTCCCCGGGAAGGTAATCGATCTTCGGTCCGATGAAGTTGAAGGGGCGGATGATCGTGTAATTCAGGCGTCCTTCGAGGCCGTAGGCGTGGAGGACCCGTTCGAGGAGCTGCTTCGCGCAGGCGTAGATCCATCGATGACGCCCGACGGGGCCCATGATGAGATCGGTCGAATCCTCCGCGAAGGTGGCGTACGCAGGGTTCTCGGGGTCGGCGAGCCGGTCGCCGAGCACGGCGGCCGGCGTCTTGCCGTAGACCTCGCAGGAGGAGAACTGGACCAGGCGTCGTCCCTCGCGAACGCACGCTTCCGCGATCCGCAGATTCTCCTGGAAGTTGAGGCGGAACACGTCGAGGGGATCGCGGACGTAGATGCCGGGATTTGCGTGCGCCACGAGATCGATCACGACGTCGGCGCCGGCGACCGCCTGATCGAGATCGAGCGACCGATCCGCGACGCTTCGCTCGAGAAACGTCAGGCCAGGCTGGCCGAAGAGATCTTCGATCTTGTCGGAATGGATGTCGACGACGGTCACCGCATGCTCGGCTTCGAGCAGGCGCTCGGTCAGGTGCGCTCCGATGAAACCGCCTCCGCCGAGACTCAGGATCTTTGGCATCACTCCTCCACGACGTGTCCGAATGGAAACGGATAGTAAGACGAGTTTCCGGGTTTTCGCCGGGTCCAGGCACAGAAATCGAGGAAATTCGCCTGTCGGGCGGGAAAGCGCACACGGCTAACCTGCTGATTCAGGGGACATCCTCATCTTTCGTCGTGCGATCCTGACGGTCGTTCTGCGGTTCAGATCCTATCGGAGGAACCAGGATCTCAGAATCGACCTCCGAGTCCGAATTTCTGTCGGCGATCGCCCGAAGCCTTCTGCCGTCCCGGCCCGGCCGACTCCGTCCGGGCCCGGACGCTCAATCCCGGCGGTATCCGGATCCCCCCGAGAGCAGGGGACTTTCACGACGTCCTCTCCCAGCGTTCCCCGACCCACCTCGACACCTCGAAGATCCTGCCCTGAAGCGAATACGACGCGCCGCACGAACAGCGGAAGTCGGGAACGATTTCGTGGCGTGGGCGCGGCTCGATCCGGACGACGAAAGTCTCGCCACACCGGCACTCGATCCGGACGGGAATCCATCCATCGGTATCCACGCTTCACTCGTATTCATCGCGGACATCACGTTTCGGGGACACGGGCTCGGACGCGGCCGCCGCGTTTGCCCCGCCGATGAAAGTTCTGTTCAGATCCTGGGGAGCAGGCAGGACGGCCCTCTTCGGGCTCCCGCAATTTTGGAAAAATCGGTGTCGCGCCTTACGCTCTTCGAATGGACAGCGAAGAGCACTTCCGCCGCCTCGAGCGGCTCTATGCGGCCGCACCGATCAACCGCTATTTCGAGCCGGTGCTCCGGATCTCGGACGGCCGAGCGGAGCTCGCCATCCCGGTCAAGCCCGACTTCTTCCACGCCGCCGGGGCGGTACACGGGTCGGTGTATTTCAAGGCGCTCGACGACGCCGCGTTCTTCGCCGCGAACTCGCTCGTCTTCGACGTGTTCGTCCTGACGGCATCCTTCAACGTCTGGTTCACGCGGCCGGTCTCGGAAGGGGAGCTCCGCGCGACGGGGACCGTCGTCCATCGTTCGACGAACCTCATCGTCGCCGACTCCGTCGTGCTCGATTCGAAGGGACGCCAGATCGCCCGCGGCACCGGCTCCTTCATGCGAAGCCGGATCCCTCTCACCTCCGAGATCGGATACGCATAGCGGCCGGCCGGCGACGCCCGTGGCGTCACCGTCACCGGCTCTCGCGTGGCGGACGGCCGAGGCGTTGCCGCTCGACCGACGAAGTCCTCGTCAAGGCGCCGGTTTCGCGACGACGACCCTTCCGATCCCTTGCCGGGTGGCGTCGGCGATGGCGCGCTCCGCGCCTCGCGGGTCCGCCCCCCGGTCGAGGAGCAGGGAAACGACCTCCGCGGGCGCGCCGAGGCGTCCCGGCGGCGAAAGAATCCGCTGCCCCCCCTCGTCGACCTGAAAGACGCTGAACCGGGGCCGCCCGCCCGGTTCGATCGGACTGCAGTGGACCCAGTACTCCTCCATGGGCAAAGCTCTCCTTGTTCTCTTCATCGGGACAGAACCGAAACGGGGACAACGCGATCGGGGGAGCGGATATGTCACTGCAAACATTCGGGATGCACGGGCGAACCGCCGTTTTGAGGCATCTGCAATAATTCCATCCCCAAAGGCAACGGAAGGAGAGAGCCCATGGCCGTCGCGGCAGACCGTCGTTCGGGAAGGGATCGCCGCCGGAAACCCCGCGCGGGAGTACCGGATCGGCGTTCCGGCGAGGAGCGGCGCAAGCGGCAGACTCCCGGGTCGCCGCGGCGTCGAGCCACCGATCCGAAGTAGGAGAGTTTCCCGGGATTGCGGTTCGTGCGATCCGACGCCGCCCTGGTCTGCGGCGTCCTCTCGGAGCTGGCGTCGCATTCGCAGGACCGGACGGGGCATGACCGCCGTCCGCGTGTTCGTTGCCTCCGCTCTCCTCGCCGCTTTCGGCTCGGCCGCGGATCCGCCGCGCGCCCCGCTCGCGGTGCGGTTCCGGGAGGCGACGGTTCACGGATTCCTCGCGCTCGGGACGCTCGACGGAAAGATTCTCGCCGACGGCGATTCGATCCAGTTCGTCCGGGGAGACGTCGTCACGAACCGCCTCGTCTTCCACTTTCATGACGGATCGCTCCAGGAGGAGACCGCCACGTTCCGGGAGCGCGGATCGTTCGAGCTCCTGACCGACCGCCTGGTCCAGAAGGGTCCGTCGTTTCCCCGTCCGGTCGAGCTGGCGATCGATCGTCCGACGGGACTGGTGACGGTCAGGGACACGGGGAAGGACGGCCGGCCGAGGGTGACGGAAACCCGGATGTCTCTTCCGGCGGACCTCGCCAACGGCCTGATCGTGACGTTGATGAAGAATCTTCCCGATCGCCTGGGAGTCGCCACGATGACCATCGTCGCGGCGACTCCCAAACCGGCACTCGTGAAGCTCGTCGTCAGCCGCGATGGAGAGGATTCGGTCTCGGTCGGGACCCTCTCGCGGAAACTCACCCGCTACGTCGTGCGGGTCGATCTCGGTCCGATCAAGAACGCTCTCGCGAAGCTGCTCGGCAAGTTCCCGCCCGATACGCGCGTCTGGATTCTCGAAGGAGAGGCGCCGACGTTCGTTCGATCGGAAGGGCCGTCGTTCCTGGGAGGCCCCGCGTGGCGGATCGAACTGACGAGCCCGAGATGGCCGAAGTCGACGGCCGCCTCCGCCCGCCGCTGAGGGTCGGCCGTTCGCGGCTCGGTCCGCCGCGCCGTCCGCTTCGATCCGGGACCCGGGGCGAAGCGGGAAATCAGACGCGGCGACGCCGCTTCCGGCGGCGCTCTCCGACGATGTCGGCGACGATCGCCGCCCCGGCGAGTCCGAGCGAATAGTCGGGGACCATCCCGAGAAGGATCGCCGCCGACCCTCCGAAGACGCACCAGACGAGCGGCGCGGCCGACAGGATCTCCCGCAACTCCGCTTCTCCGCGAAGAAAGACGCCCGTGGTGAAGAGGACGGTGGGGCACGGTACCCCGAACGTCGGCAGGCGCGGCCAGCGACCGCCGCCCGCAGCGGCGGCGAAGGGATAGAGGACCGCGGCCAGGAGGAACGCGGCTCCCGCCGCGGGACGCCAATTCACCGCGAAGGACCTTCGCTCGCCGAGGGGGCGAGGAGCGTGCGCCGCGGAACGGAGACCTCTCCCGAAGACGGCGACTCCCGCCAGGAGCAGGCTTTCGACGCCGAAGAGAATCGCGAAGCCGAGCGCGGCCGGATTGACCTTCCGGAAGAACACGCCGTGATAGGCGACCGAATTCCAGAGCCAGAGAACGGCGAGGTAGCCGGCGACGAACCGGCCTCCGGGCGGACGCCGGCCGAGCATCCGAACCGCGAGGAGCGTGGCCACGAGCCAGAGGAGGAGCGCGGCCGGCCAGAGGGCGCCGTTGTAGGCCGCGAAGACGTCGAGGAACTGGGAGCGCGTGAAGGGCAGTTTCATCGATTCACGCCGATTGTGCTCCATGGCGGCCCGCTTCTTCGAGACGGGGAGCCCGCTTCCTCATCCGACCGGGCGCCGTCGGAGGGCGGGGAGACGCGTCGGGTCCCCCGGCGAGACGGGCGGAGGACGGACGTCGAGACCGCGGGCCGCTCGGCCGGAATCGTATCCCCGTCCTACGGCTGCCGTCCGCCGACTCCCAATGCGTACCACCACCCCGTGACCCTGGATTTCCGGTAGAGCATCGTGCGGCTCCGGCCGCGAAACGTGTACGTCACCGTTCCCTCGTCGCTCGAGAGGATCCGCGCGAAGGCGCGACGCATCGTTTCGTCGCCGAGCTTCATCGGTTCGGTGAAGATCATCGAAGGATCCGAGTGGAGGGCCCCGATCGGCTTCCCGTCGATCGCGAAGAAGACGAGGTCGGGCTCGAGCCCTCCCATCTCTCCGCGGACGATTTCGCCGAGCCGGTCGAGGTACACCGACGCGCCGAGCGCGCCCACGACCGATTCGCGCGGACCGCCGCGAACCGGGACCGCCACGATCGCCGTGTTGCGGGTCGTGGACTGGCTGACGACGAGATCCCCCAGAACGGCGCGCCCCGCGAGGAGCCGGGGAAAATACTCGCGCCTGGCGATGTTACCGGGCGCTCGTCCGATCGGCGCGGTCCAGTATTCGCCGTCGGGGCGCGCGAACCAGAGGACGGCCGGAACCGTCACTTCCGCCGCGCGGGCGAGCGGCCGGCGAATTCGCTCCCAGTCGCCCGATCGCACGTCCTCGGTTTCCGCGAGAAGCCGGAGGACGTCGGCGGTCTTCTGGAGATGTCCATCGGCCAGCGAGATGAACGCCTCGAGCGCGACGTTGCCGCCGACCGAGAACGGCGCCGCCGTGCGCGCGCCGGATTTCCCGGCGGGAGGCGTTTCCGCCCCGGCCGCGGCGAAGCCGGCGGCGATCGAGAAAGAGAGAATCGCGAGTTGTCGAAGGCGGAGCATCGGTTTCCTCCTCGGGGCGCGCGATTTGCGATCGTTCGGCGCCGCGGCGTCCCGATCTTCCGCCGGCGATCGGCCGGGCGAAAGGTGCAGATGGATCAACGGCGCCCGTCGAAAACCCGCTCCGGAGCCGGAGTCCCTCCTCAGCGGCAGTATTCGCGGACGGTCCGGAGGAAACGTTGCGGTTCGACGGGCTTCGACAGGATCGCGACGACGCGGGACTCCGAGAGGTCCCGCGGGATCTTCTGGAGGGCCGAAAAGATGATGACCGGGATCGAGGCGATGTCCGGCTCGAGCCGACGCGCCTTCAGGAACTTCTCGCCATCGACCATCGGCATCATCATGTCGAGCACGATGACCTTCGGGCGGAGTCCCTCCGCGAGCTCCGCGAGCGCCTCCGCGCCGTTCTCGGCTTCGGCGACCCGAAGCCCGTCGACCTCGAG
This window harbors:
- a CDS encoding DUF6064 family protein, which translates into the protein MKLPFTRSQFLDVFAAYNGALWPAALLLWLVATLLAVRMLGRRPPGGRFVAGYLAVLWLWNSVAYHGVFFRKVNPAALGFAILFGVESLLLAGVAVFGRGLRSAAHAPRPLGERRSFAVNWRPAAGAAFLLAAVLYPFAAAAGGGRWPRLPTFGVPCPTVLFTTGVFLRGEAELREILSAAPLVWCVFGGSAAILLGMVPDYSLGLAGAAIVADIVGERRRKRRRRV
- a CDS encoding glycosyltransferase family 2 protein; protein product: MSESILVAVPAFNAGRTLERTFARIPGEIAGRAVDFVVVDDGSRDDTFDAARRVQAARPSVTVLRHPVNRGYGGAVKTLLTHALETGAEITVILHADGQYSPESLPELLAPFRAEGADLVQGSRMLGGGAIAGGMPLYKWAANRILTAIENRAFGMRMAEFHSGYMLYSRRTLAAIPFPRLSESFDFDLEMLVCAQTLGLRIVEVPIPTIYADEVSHLKPIAYGLDVLRVVRRHGRGEYAALLAGSNPSIARKAG
- a CDS encoding NAD-dependent epimerase/dehydratase family protein; amino-acid sequence: MTPASTRETILVSGGVGVMGSRLVKDLVAAGHRVRALALPGDRWVSRLSGVDAEIAFGDITKPETLAAAFDGVTTVFHLAGVILSNDPSVFARVNTGGTRNMVDAARRAGVRHFVFVSSTSAIDPISEYARSKAEAEAIVRAAEPMAWTIVRPTLVYEREGGEEFLGFLRSLLKYPVVPFVGSGRARKNPVHVDDMGRGLLAIAGNPRSHGKIYNFTGGEEISIRDLARLILRHQGVSKPFLHIPLPICRAAAFLMEKTMKNPPLTRYAITRIEQDASPDNSEARRDLGYDPIGVRDGMERSFPLAGKRDSPA
- a CDS encoding PaaI family thioesterase — encoded protein: MDSEEHFRRLERLYAAAPINRYFEPVLRISDGRAELAIPVKPDFFHAAGAVHGSVYFKALDDAAFFAANSLVFDVFVLTASFNVWFTRPVSEGELRATGTVVHRSTNLIVADSVVLDSKGRQIARGTGSFMRSRIPLTSEIGYA
- a CDS encoding bifunctional UDP-4-keto-pentose/UDP-xylose synthase, with translation MPKILSLGGGGFIGAHLTERLLEAEHAVTVVDIHSDKIEDLFGQPGLTFLERSVADRSLDLDQAVAGADVVIDLVAHANPGIYVRDPLDVFRLNFQENLRIAEACVREGRRLVQFSSCEVYGKTPAAVLGDRLADPENPAYATFAEDSTDLIMGPVGRHRWIYACAKQLLERVLHAYGLEGRLNYTIIRPFNFIGPKIDYLPGETDGVPRVFSFFMEALLDGKPMQLVDGGRQRRCYTYIRDAVDCVARIVENPGGVCDRQIFNIGSPENETSIRDLAERMRALYERRFALDGQTQPPAVDVPAKDFYGDGYEDSDRRIPDIRKAERLLGWHPRTSLEEMLIPTMEFYVRARRKSAPAVSPALGIPGAGDAASAPDQPVE
- a CDS encoding response regulator → MTVSCDVLIVEDDRAVREAAVALLEVDGLRVAEAENGAEALAELAEGLRPKVIVLDMMMPMVDGEKFLKARRLEPDIASIPVIIFSALQKIPRDLSESRVVAILSKPVEPQRFLRTVREYCR
- a CDS encoding cache domain-containing protein, with the protein product MLRLRQLAILSFSIAAGFAAAGAETPPAGKSGARTAAPFSVGGNVALEAFISLADGHLQKTADVLRLLAETEDVRSGDWERIRRPLARAAEVTVPAVLWFARPDGEYWTAPIGRAPGNIARREYFPRLLAGRAVLGDLVVSQSTTRNTAIVAVPVRGGPRESVVGALGASVYLDRLGEIVRGEMGGLEPDLVFFAIDGKPIGALHSDPSMIFTEPMKLGDETMRRAFARILSSDEGTVTYTFRGRSRTMLYRKSRVTGWWYALGVGGRQP